From Saccopteryx leptura isolate mSacLep1 chromosome 3, mSacLep1_pri_phased_curated, whole genome shotgun sequence, one genomic window encodes:
- the ZBTB45 gene encoding zinc finger and BTB domain-containing protein 45 isoform X2 — protein MAAAEAVHHIHLQNFSRSLLETLNGQRLGGHFCDVTVRIREASLRAHRCVLAAGSPFFQDKLLLGHSEIRVPPVVPAQTVRQLVEFLYSGSLVVAQGEALQVLTAASVLRIQTVIDECTQIIARARAPALATPTPPPLPTPVPPPLAPAQLRHRLRHLLTARPLSHPGVAHSRKQRQPARLQLPAPPTPTKVEGSAADPALPVAPDEGGEDEDEETDEETDGEDGEGGGPGENQVPPAFTDCAAGFLTAASDSAREEPPAPAGLSDYGAGRDFLRGPSAAEDVFSDSYVSAWQEEDGTVVEGCPTEGPALPDCVLSGSRPPAVKTPGPPPVALFPFHLGAPGPPAQPPPAPSGPAAPRPAFYSPLQREAGPNTTLGETPAPPTTPASAPLVPAVRTTGSEPPAYECSHCRKTFSSRKNYTKHMFIHSGEPGGEAPPVCCVLAIFLAA, from the exons ATGGCGGCGGCGGAGGCTGTGCACCACATCCACCTACAGAACTTCTCCCGCTCGCTGCTCGAGACCCTGAACGGGCAGCGACTGGGCGGGCACTTCTGCGATGTGACCGTGCGAATCCGTGAGGCTTCACTGCGTGCTCACCGTTGCGTGTTGGCCGCCGGCTCACCCTTCTTTCAGGACAAGTTGCTGCTCGGCCACTCCGAGATCCGTGTGCCGCCCGTGGTGCCTGCTCAGACTGTGCGCCAGCTTGTTGAGTTCCTCTACAGTGGGTCGCTTGTGGTGGCGCAAGGCGAAGCGCTGCAGGTGCTCACGGCCGCGTCTGTGTTGCGCATCCAGACAGTCATAGATGAGTGCACACAGATCATCGCTCGCGCCCGTGCCCCGGCCCTGGCCACCCCTacgcccccgcccctccccacacccGTTCCCCCACCACTTGCTCCCGCGcagctgcgccaccgcctgcgcCACTTGCTGACCGCACGCCCCCTGAGCCATCCTGGTGTGGCGCATAGCCGCAAGCAACGCCAACCCGCGCGCCTGCAGCTGCCTGCGCCCCCTACACCCACCAAAGTGGAGGGTTCCGCCGCTGACCCCGCTCTGCCTGTGGCCCCAGACGAGGGcggtgaggatgaggatgaggagacAGATGAGGAGACCGATGGCGAGGATGGAGAAGGCGGCGGCCCAGGCGAAAACCAGGTACCCCCTGCCTTCACCGACTGCGCCGCTGGCTTCCTCACTGCCGCATCTGACAGCGCACGCGAGGAGCCACCTGCACCGGCTGGCCTCTCTGACTACGGAGCCGGGAGGGACTTCCTTCGGGGACCTTCGGCTGCCGAGGATGTGTTCTCCGATAGCTACGTATCCGCGTGGCAAGAGGAAGATGGCACAGTCGTGGAAGGCTGTCCCACCGAGGGCCCGGCCTTGCCCGACTGCGTCCTGTCTGGATCCCGCCCACCTGCCGTGAAGACCCCAGGGCCACCACCCGTTGCGCTATTCCCCTTTCATCTGGGCGCTCCAGGGCCCCCTGCACAGCCCCCTCCAGCACCTTCCGGGCCAGCTGCACCTCGCCCCGCTTTCTACTCACCACTCCAGCGGGAGGCGGGCCCCAACACTACTCTTGGGGAAACCCCAGCCCCGCCCACCACTCCCGCCTCTGCCCCTTTGGTCCCCGCTGTGCGCACCACTGGTTCAGAGCCTCCGGCCTATGAGTGCAGCCACTGCCGCAAGACATTCAGCTCGAGGAAAAACTACACCAAGCACATGTTCATCCACTCCGGTGAGCCAGG GGGAGAAGCCCCACCAGTGTGCTGTGTGCTGGCGATCTTTCTCGCTGCGTGA
- the ZBTB45 gene encoding zinc finger and BTB domain-containing protein 45 isoform X1 has protein sequence MAAAEAVHHIHLQNFSRSLLETLNGQRLGGHFCDVTVRIREASLRAHRCVLAAGSPFFQDKLLLGHSEIRVPPVVPAQTVRQLVEFLYSGSLVVAQGEALQVLTAASVLRIQTVIDECTQIIARARAPALATPTPPPLPTPVPPPLAPAQLRHRLRHLLTARPLSHPGVAHSRKQRQPARLQLPAPPTPTKVEGSAADPALPVAPDEGGEDEDEETDEETDGEDGEGGGPGENQVPPAFTDCAAGFLTAASDSAREEPPAPAGLSDYGAGRDFLRGPSAAEDVFSDSYVSAWQEEDGTVVEGCPTEGPALPDCVLSGSRPPAVKTPGPPPVALFPFHLGAPGPPAQPPPAPSGPAAPRPAFYSPLQREAGPNTTLGETPAPPTTPASAPLVPAVRTTGSEPPAYECSHCRKTFSSRKNYTKHMFIHSGEKPHQCAVCWRSFSLRDYLLKHMVTHTGVRAFQCAVCAKRFTQKSSLNVHMRTHRPERAPCPTCGKVFSHRALLERHLAAHPAS, from the exons ATGGCGGCGGCGGAGGCTGTGCACCACATCCACCTACAGAACTTCTCCCGCTCGCTGCTCGAGACCCTGAACGGGCAGCGACTGGGCGGGCACTTCTGCGATGTGACCGTGCGAATCCGTGAGGCTTCACTGCGTGCTCACCGTTGCGTGTTGGCCGCCGGCTCACCCTTCTTTCAGGACAAGTTGCTGCTCGGCCACTCCGAGATCCGTGTGCCGCCCGTGGTGCCTGCTCAGACTGTGCGCCAGCTTGTTGAGTTCCTCTACAGTGGGTCGCTTGTGGTGGCGCAAGGCGAAGCGCTGCAGGTGCTCACGGCCGCGTCTGTGTTGCGCATCCAGACAGTCATAGATGAGTGCACACAGATCATCGCTCGCGCCCGTGCCCCGGCCCTGGCCACCCCTacgcccccgcccctccccacacccGTTCCCCCACCACTTGCTCCCGCGcagctgcgccaccgcctgcgcCACTTGCTGACCGCACGCCCCCTGAGCCATCCTGGTGTGGCGCATAGCCGCAAGCAACGCCAACCCGCGCGCCTGCAGCTGCCTGCGCCCCCTACACCCACCAAAGTGGAGGGTTCCGCCGCTGACCCCGCTCTGCCTGTGGCCCCAGACGAGGGcggtgaggatgaggatgaggagacAGATGAGGAGACCGATGGCGAGGATGGAGAAGGCGGCGGCCCAGGCGAAAACCAGGTACCCCCTGCCTTCACCGACTGCGCCGCTGGCTTCCTCACTGCCGCATCTGACAGCGCACGCGAGGAGCCACCTGCACCGGCTGGCCTCTCTGACTACGGAGCCGGGAGGGACTTCCTTCGGGGACCTTCGGCTGCCGAGGATGTGTTCTCCGATAGCTACGTATCCGCGTGGCAAGAGGAAGATGGCACAGTCGTGGAAGGCTGTCCCACCGAGGGCCCGGCCTTGCCCGACTGCGTCCTGTCTGGATCCCGCCCACCTGCCGTGAAGACCCCAGGGCCACCACCCGTTGCGCTATTCCCCTTTCATCTGGGCGCTCCAGGGCCCCCTGCACAGCCCCCTCCAGCACCTTCCGGGCCAGCTGCACCTCGCCCCGCTTTCTACTCACCACTCCAGCGGGAGGCGGGCCCCAACACTACTCTTGGGGAAACCCCAGCCCCGCCCACCACTCCCGCCTCTGCCCCTTTGGTCCCCGCTGTGCGCACCACTGGTTCAGAGCCTCCGGCCTATGAGTGCAGCCACTGCCGCAAGACATTCAGCTCGAGGAAAAACTACACCAAGCACATGTTCATCCACTCCG GGGAGAAGCCCCACCAGTGTGCTGTGTGCTGGCGATCTTTCTCGCTGCGTGACTACCTGCTCAAGCACATGGTCACACATACAGGTGTGCGCGCCTTCCAGTGCGCTGTCTGTGCCAAGCGCTTCACGCAGAAGAGCTCCCTCAACGTGCACATGCGCACTCACCGGCCGGAGCGCGCGCCCTGCCCCACCTGCGGGAAGGTGTTCTCGCACCGCGCCCTGCTGGAGCGCCACCTGGCTGCGCATCCTGCGTCCTGA
- the LOC136399446 gene encoding long-chain fatty acid transport protein 5-like isoform X2: MGSGTRLFLLLLLLLLLLSLGLPAWAAFVALALRWLLGDPACCALVGVAVLARPWLVPWMPHWLSLAAAALTLALLPARPPLGLRWLPADVAFIVRIVRVGWGVRARLSRKPPDTFVDSFERRARAQPGRAPLVWTGPGGRSITYGELDAQACRAAWALKAELVDHAGQGAREPVALLVLSTRAIPALGLWLGVAKLGCPVAWINPQVRGAPLVHSVLSSGARVLVVDPDLWENLEEVLPKLQAENISCFYLSLSSRTPGVGALGAALDTAPQDPVPADLRAGITRESPALFIYTSGTTGLPKPAILTHERVLQMSGMLSLSGVVTDDVVYTVLPLYHATGLVLGVLGCLELGATCVLAPKFSASCFWDDCRKHGVTVIQYVGEVLRYLCNTPQRQEERTHTVRLAIGNGLRKDVWETFLQRFGSIQIMEFYGATEGNIGFVNYPGRCGAIGKTSCFLRMLSPFELVQFDTETAEPVRNKGGFCVPVGPGEPGLLLTRVLSRHPFSGYRGPRELTERKLVRKVLRPGDIYFNSGDVLSMDSEGFLYFRDRLGDTFRWKGENVSTREVEGVLLLVDFLQEVNVYGVSVPGCEGKVGMAAVQLAPGRTFDGQKLYQHVRTWLPAYAVPHFIRIQYSCRTPWRSQARSNWLSRI; encoded by the exons ATGGGCTCCGGAACGCGCCTGtttctgctgctgttgctgctgttgctgctcctGAGCCTGGGGCTGCCCGCATGGGCTGCGTTTGTGGCCCTGGCACTGCGGTGGCTCCTGGGGGACCCTGCGTGCTGTGCGTTGGTCGGCGTGGCCGTGCTGGCCCGGCCGTGGCTCGTCCCCTGGATGCCCCACTGGCTGAGTCTGGCGGCGGCAGCCCTCACGCTGGCTCTGCTGCCCGCGCGGCCGCCCCTGGGGTTGCGCTGGCTGCCCGCAGACGTGGCCTTCATCGTCAGAATCGTCCGCGTCGGCTGGGGCGTCAGGGCGCGCTTGAGCCGCAAACCTCCCGACACCTTCGTAGACTCCTTTGAGAGGCGGGCGCGGGCGCAACCGGGCCGCGCACCCTTGGTGTGGACGGGACCCGGGGGCCGCTCGATCACCTACGGGGAACTAGATGCCCAGGCCTGCCGGGCGGCGTGGGCCTTGAAGGCGGAGCTGGTCGACCACGCTGGCCAGGGCGCCAGGGAGCCGGTCGCCCTCCTGGTGCTGTCCACTCGGGCCATTCCTGCCTTGGGCTTGTGGCTGGGGGTGGCCAAGCTGGGCTGTCCGGTGGCCTGGATCAACCCACAAGTCCGCGGGGCGCCCCTGGTGCACTCGGTGCTGAGCTCCGGAGCTCGGGTGCTGGTGGTGGACCCAG ACCTCTGGGAGAACCTGGAGGAGGTGCTTCCCAAGCTGCAGGCAGAGAACATCAGCTGCTTCTACCTCAGCCTCTCGTCCCGCACGCCAGGAgtgggggctctgggggctgccCTTGACACTGCACCCCAGGACCCCGTGCCGGCTGACCTCCGTGCTGGAATCACACGGGAGAGCCCTGCTCTGTTTATCTACACCTCAGGGACCACCG GACTCCCGAAGCCGGCCATCCTCACGCATGAGCGAGTGCTGCAAATGAGTGGGATGCTGTCCCTGAGTGGGGTAGTAACTGATGATGTCGTCTACACGGTGTTGCCTCTATATCATGCGACAGGGCTTGTCCTTGGGGTCCTTGGCTGCTTGGAGCTCG GAGCAACCTGTGTCCTGGCCCCAAAAttctctgcttcctgcttctggGATGACTGTCGAAAACACGGAGTGACTGTAATCCAGTATGTGGGCGAAGTCCTGCGTTACCTATGTAACACTCCCCAG CGACAAGAGGAACGGACACATACAGTTCGCCTGGCGATAGGCAATGGACTCCGGAAAGACGTGTGGGAGACCTTCCTGCAGCGCTTTGGCTCCATTCAGATCATGGAATTCTATGGGGCCACAGAAGGCAACATCGGTTTTGTCAACTATCCAGGGCGCTGTGGGGCTATAGGCAAGACGAGCTGTTTCCTTCGA ATGCTGTCCCCTTTTGAGCTTGTACAGTTTGACACGGAGACCGCAGAGCCTGTAAGGAACAAAGGAGGCTTCTGTGTGCCTGTGGGGCCAG GGGAGCCAGGTCTCTTGTTGACTCGGGTCCTCAGCCGCCACCCGTTCTCTGGTTACCGCGGGCCCCGAGAGCTGACCGAAAGGAAGTTGGTCAGGAAGGTGCTGCGCCCGGGCGACATTTACTTCAACTCCGGGGATGTGCTATCCATGGACAGCGAAGGCTTCCTCTACTTTCGGGACCGCCTCGGGGACACCTTCAG ATGGAAGGGTGAGAACGTGTCCACGCGGGAGGTGGAAGGCGTGTTGTTACTCGTGGATTTCCTGCAGGAGGTCAACGTCTACGGGGTGTCTGTGCCAG GGTGTGAGGGCAAGGTGGGCATGGCAGCTgtgcagctggcccctggccgGACTTTCGATGGGCAGAAGCTGTACCAGCATGTCCGCACTTGGCTCCCTGCCTATGCTGTTCCTCATTTCATTCGTATCCAG TATTCCTGCAGGACACCTTGGAGATCACAGGCACGTTCAAACTGGTTAAGTCGCATTTGA
- the LOC136399446 gene encoding long-chain fatty acid transport protein 5-like isoform X1 — MGSGTRLFLLLLLLLLLLSLGLPAWAAFVALALRWLLGDPACCALVGVAVLARPWLVPWMPHWLSLAAAALTLALLPARPPLGLRWLPADVAFIVRIVRVGWGVRARLSRKPPDTFVDSFERRARAQPGRAPLVWTGPGGRSITYGELDAQACRAAWALKAELVDHAGQGAREPVALLVLSTRAIPALGLWLGVAKLGCPVAWINPQVRGAPLVHSVLSSGARVLVVDPDLWENLEEVLPKLQAENISCFYLSLSSRTPGVGALGAALDTAPQDPVPADLRAGITRESPALFIYTSGTTGLPKPAILTHERVLQMSGMLSLSGVVTDDVVYTVLPLYHATGLVLGVLGCLELGATCVLAPKFSASCFWDDCRKHGVTVIQYVGEVLRYLCNTPQRQEERTHTVRLAIGNGLRKDVWETFLQRFGSIQIMEFYGATEGNIGFVNYPGRCGAIGKTSCFLRMLSPFELVQFDTETAEPVRNKGGFCVPVGPGEPGLLLTRVLSRHPFSGYRGPRELTERKLVRKVLRPGDIYFNSGDVLSMDSEGFLYFRDRLGDTFRWKGENVSTREVEGVLLLVDFLQEVNVYGVSVPGCEGKVGMAAVQLAPGRTFDGQKLYQHVRTWLPAYAVPHFIRIQDTLEITGTFKLVKSHLMREGFNVGVVADSLFVLDNQAQTFQPLTKEIYQAVCEGTWRL, encoded by the exons ATGGGCTCCGGAACGCGCCTGtttctgctgctgttgctgctgttgctgctcctGAGCCTGGGGCTGCCCGCATGGGCTGCGTTTGTGGCCCTGGCACTGCGGTGGCTCCTGGGGGACCCTGCGTGCTGTGCGTTGGTCGGCGTGGCCGTGCTGGCCCGGCCGTGGCTCGTCCCCTGGATGCCCCACTGGCTGAGTCTGGCGGCGGCAGCCCTCACGCTGGCTCTGCTGCCCGCGCGGCCGCCCCTGGGGTTGCGCTGGCTGCCCGCAGACGTGGCCTTCATCGTCAGAATCGTCCGCGTCGGCTGGGGCGTCAGGGCGCGCTTGAGCCGCAAACCTCCCGACACCTTCGTAGACTCCTTTGAGAGGCGGGCGCGGGCGCAACCGGGCCGCGCACCCTTGGTGTGGACGGGACCCGGGGGCCGCTCGATCACCTACGGGGAACTAGATGCCCAGGCCTGCCGGGCGGCGTGGGCCTTGAAGGCGGAGCTGGTCGACCACGCTGGCCAGGGCGCCAGGGAGCCGGTCGCCCTCCTGGTGCTGTCCACTCGGGCCATTCCTGCCTTGGGCTTGTGGCTGGGGGTGGCCAAGCTGGGCTGTCCGGTGGCCTGGATCAACCCACAAGTCCGCGGGGCGCCCCTGGTGCACTCGGTGCTGAGCTCCGGAGCTCGGGTGCTGGTGGTGGACCCAG ACCTCTGGGAGAACCTGGAGGAGGTGCTTCCCAAGCTGCAGGCAGAGAACATCAGCTGCTTCTACCTCAGCCTCTCGTCCCGCACGCCAGGAgtgggggctctgggggctgccCTTGACACTGCACCCCAGGACCCCGTGCCGGCTGACCTCCGTGCTGGAATCACACGGGAGAGCCCTGCTCTGTTTATCTACACCTCAGGGACCACCG GACTCCCGAAGCCGGCCATCCTCACGCATGAGCGAGTGCTGCAAATGAGTGGGATGCTGTCCCTGAGTGGGGTAGTAACTGATGATGTCGTCTACACGGTGTTGCCTCTATATCATGCGACAGGGCTTGTCCTTGGGGTCCTTGGCTGCTTGGAGCTCG GAGCAACCTGTGTCCTGGCCCCAAAAttctctgcttcctgcttctggGATGACTGTCGAAAACACGGAGTGACTGTAATCCAGTATGTGGGCGAAGTCCTGCGTTACCTATGTAACACTCCCCAG CGACAAGAGGAACGGACACATACAGTTCGCCTGGCGATAGGCAATGGACTCCGGAAAGACGTGTGGGAGACCTTCCTGCAGCGCTTTGGCTCCATTCAGATCATGGAATTCTATGGGGCCACAGAAGGCAACATCGGTTTTGTCAACTATCCAGGGCGCTGTGGGGCTATAGGCAAGACGAGCTGTTTCCTTCGA ATGCTGTCCCCTTTTGAGCTTGTACAGTTTGACACGGAGACCGCAGAGCCTGTAAGGAACAAAGGAGGCTTCTGTGTGCCTGTGGGGCCAG GGGAGCCAGGTCTCTTGTTGACTCGGGTCCTCAGCCGCCACCCGTTCTCTGGTTACCGCGGGCCCCGAGAGCTGACCGAAAGGAAGTTGGTCAGGAAGGTGCTGCGCCCGGGCGACATTTACTTCAACTCCGGGGATGTGCTATCCATGGACAGCGAAGGCTTCCTCTACTTTCGGGACCGCCTCGGGGACACCTTCAG ATGGAAGGGTGAGAACGTGTCCACGCGGGAGGTGGAAGGCGTGTTGTTACTCGTGGATTTCCTGCAGGAGGTCAACGTCTACGGGGTGTCTGTGCCAG GGTGTGAGGGCAAGGTGGGCATGGCAGCTgtgcagctggcccctggccgGACTTTCGATGGGCAGAAGCTGTACCAGCATGTCCGCACTTGGCTCCCTGCCTATGCTGTTCCTCATTTCATTCGTATCCAG GACACCTTGGAGATCACAGGCACGTTCAAACTGGTTAAGTCGCATTTGATGCGTGAGGGCTTCAACGTGGGTGTCGTTGCTGACTCGCTGTTTGTACTGGACAACCAGGCCCAGACCTTCCAGCCCCTGACAAAGGAAATATACCAGGCTGTGTGTGAAGGTACCTGGAGACTTTGA